One stretch of Sinomonas terrae DNA includes these proteins:
- the truB gene encoding tRNA pseudouridine(55) synthase TruB: MLSGLVIVDKPQGWTSHDVVGRVRRLAGTRKVGHAGTLDPMATGVLVVGINRATRLLSYIVGTSKTYTATIRLGQSTVTDDAEGEVVSETIAAAVTEEQIRSAAEKLTGEILQVPSSVSAIKVAGQRSYARVRAGESVELEARPITVYSFEIHDVRRERGGRVLDVDATVRCSSGTYVRALARDLGLALEVGGHLTALRRTEVGPYGIHEARTLEALAEDFEVLPLAQAARALLPVRELSDDEAIELSFGRRIAPTGRTAVTAAFAPDGSLVALLKDAGPAARPELVFAARGGEQAE, encoded by the coding sequence GTGCTTTCTGGACTCGTGATCGTCGACAAACCGCAGGGATGGACGAGCCACGACGTCGTCGGCCGCGTGCGCCGCTTGGCCGGAACTCGGAAAGTGGGCCACGCTGGGACTCTCGACCCGATGGCGACTGGCGTCTTGGTCGTCGGGATCAACCGTGCGACTCGGCTGCTCTCCTACATCGTGGGGACCTCGAAGACCTACACCGCGACAATTCGCCTCGGCCAGAGCACGGTCACGGACGACGCGGAGGGGGAAGTGGTCTCCGAGACGATTGCTGCGGCGGTTACCGAGGAACAGATCCGCTCGGCCGCCGAAAAGCTCACCGGCGAGATTCTTCAGGTTCCGAGCAGCGTGAGCGCCATCAAGGTGGCCGGGCAGCGCTCGTACGCCCGCGTCCGGGCTGGCGAGAGCGTCGAACTCGAGGCCCGCCCGATCACCGTCTATTCGTTCGAGATCCACGACGTCCGTCGAGAACGCGGGGGCCGTGTCCTCGACGTCGATGCAACCGTCCGCTGCTCCTCCGGAACCTACGTCCGTGCCCTTGCACGGGATCTGGGGCTGGCACTCGAAGTCGGCGGCCACCTGACGGCTCTCCGGCGGACGGAGGTCGGCCCCTACGGCATCCACGAAGCGCGCACGCTCGAGGCGCTTGCCGAAGACTTCGAGGTGCTTCCACTCGCCCAGGCTGCGAGGGCGCTCCTGCCCGTCCGCGAGCTGAGCGACGACGAGGCGATCGAGCTCTCCTTCGGCCGTCGGATCGCTCCGACTGGGCGTACTGCGGTGACGGCGGCGTTCGCGCCCGACGGCAGCTTGGTCGCGCTCCTCAAGGACGCGGGTCCTGCCGCCCGGCCGGAGCTCGTCTTCGCCGCCCGCGGGGGAGAGCAGGCCGAGTGA
- a CDS encoding polyribonucleotide nucleotidyltransferase yields the protein MEGPEIQFAEAVIDNGRFGQRVVRFETGRLAKQAGGSAMAYIDDETALLSTTTAGKAPREGFDFFPLTVDVEERMYAAGRIPGSFFRREGRPSTDAILACRLMDRPLRPAFVKGLRNEVQVVVTVLAIDPDELYDVVAINAASMSTQLAGLPFSGPIGGVRVALVHDGEGAQWVAFPKHSQLENATFDMVVAGRIAGDDVAIMMVEAEATDHSWNLIKNEGATAPTEEIVAEGLEAAKPFIRALCEAQQDLAERAAKPTAEFPLFLDYEQDVYEAVESAAAGRLAEVFSIADKQEREAASDALKDEVIDQLAGQFEGREKELSAAFRSVTKKVVRQRILRDQVRIDGRGLTDIRQLTAEVEVLPRVHGSAIFERGETQILGVTTLNMLKMEQQIDSLSPETHKRYMHNYNFPPYSTGETGRVGSPKRREIGHGALAERALVPVLPSREEFPYAIRQVSEALGSNGSTSMGSVCASTLSLLNAGVPLKAPVAGIAMGLVSDEVDGQTRYAALTDILGAEDAFGDMDFKVAGTSEFVTAIQLDTKLDGIPASVLAAALKQAREARLHILSVINAAIEGPDELSEFAPRIIAIKIPVDKIGEVIGPKGKMINQIQEDTGADISIEDDGTVLIGATDGSSAEAARSAINAIANPQLPEVGERYLGTVVKTTTFGAFVSLTPGKDGLLHISELRKLAGGKRVDNVEDVVSVGQKVQVEITKIDDRGKLSLAPVIAEDEATNEEAVTVQASAEAADA from the coding sequence ATGGAGGGTCCCGAGATCCAGTTCGCCGAGGCCGTCATCGACAACGGCCGCTTCGGCCAGCGCGTCGTGCGCTTTGAGACGGGCCGGCTTGCCAAGCAGGCCGGCGGTTCGGCGATGGCCTACATCGACGACGAAACCGCTCTGCTCTCCACGACGACGGCCGGCAAGGCCCCGCGCGAGGGCTTCGACTTCTTCCCGCTGACGGTCGACGTCGAGGAGCGCATGTACGCTGCGGGCCGCATCCCCGGCTCGTTCTTCCGCCGCGAGGGCCGACCGTCGACGGACGCCATCCTCGCGTGCCGCCTCATGGACCGCCCGCTCCGCCCGGCATTCGTCAAGGGCCTGCGCAACGAGGTCCAGGTTGTCGTGACGGTCCTCGCGATCGACCCCGACGAGCTCTACGACGTCGTCGCGATCAACGCGGCCTCGATGTCGACGCAGCTCGCCGGCCTCCCGTTCTCCGGCCCGATCGGCGGCGTGCGCGTCGCGCTCGTGCACGACGGCGAGGGCGCGCAGTGGGTCGCATTCCCGAAGCACTCCCAGCTCGAGAACGCGACGTTCGACATGGTCGTGGCCGGGCGCATCGCGGGTGACGACGTCGCCATCATGATGGTCGAGGCCGAGGCCACCGACCACTCCTGGAACCTCATCAAGAACGAGGGCGCCACCGCTCCGACCGAAGAGATCGTTGCCGAGGGCCTCGAGGCTGCCAAGCCGTTCATCCGCGCCCTGTGCGAGGCCCAGCAGGACCTTGCCGAGCGTGCGGCGAAGCCGACGGCCGAGTTCCCCCTCTTCCTCGACTACGAGCAGGACGTCTACGAGGCCGTCGAGTCTGCGGCGGCCGGGCGCCTCGCCGAGGTGTTCAGCATCGCCGACAAGCAGGAGCGCGAGGCGGCCTCGGACGCGCTCAAGGACGAGGTCATCGACCAGCTCGCGGGCCAGTTCGAGGGCCGCGAGAAGGAGCTTTCGGCGGCGTTCCGCTCGGTCACCAAGAAGGTCGTGCGCCAGCGGATCCTGCGCGACCAGGTCCGCATCGACGGCCGTGGCCTCACTGACATCCGCCAGCTCACGGCTGAGGTCGAGGTCCTCCCGCGGGTCCACGGCTCGGCGATCTTCGAGCGCGGCGAGACGCAGATCCTCGGCGTGACGACGCTCAACATGCTCAAGATGGAGCAGCAGATCGACTCGCTCTCGCCCGAGACGCACAAGCGCTACATGCACAACTACAACTTCCCGCCGTATTCGACCGGTGAGACGGGCCGCGTGGGTTCGCCCAAGCGCCGCGAGATCGGCCACGGTGCCCTCGCCGAGCGTGCCCTCGTTCCTGTCCTCCCGTCGCGTGAGGAGTTCCCCTACGCGATCCGTCAGGTCTCCGAGGCGCTCGGCTCGAACGGCTCGACGTCGATGGGCTCTGTGTGCGCCTCGACGCTCTCGCTGCTCAACGCCGGCGTCCCGCTCAAGGCGCCTGTCGCTGGCATCGCGATGGGCCTCGTCTCGGATGAGGTCGACGGCCAGACCCGCTACGCGGCCCTCACCGACATCCTCGGTGCCGAGGACGCGTTCGGCGACATGGACTTCAAGGTCGCCGGCACCAGCGAGTTTGTGACCGCCATCCAGCTCGACACGAAGCTCGACGGCATCCCTGCGTCGGTCCTCGCAGCAGCCCTCAAGCAGGCCCGCGAGGCCCGCCTTCACATCCTTTCCGTGATCAACGCGGCGATCGAGGGCCCGGACGAGCTGTCCGAGTTCGCGCCGCGCATCATCGCGATCAAGATCCCTGTCGACAAGATCGGCGAGGTCATCGGCCCCAAGGGCAAGATGATCAACCAGATCCAGGAGGACACCGGGGCGGACATCTCGATCGAGGACGACGGCACCGTGCTCATCGGCGCCACCGACGGCTCGTCGGCGGAGGCGGCGCGTTCTGCGATCAACGCGATCGCGAACCCGCAGCTCCCCGAGGTGGGCGAGCGGTACCTCGGCACGGTGGTGAAGACGACGACGTTCGGCGCGTTCGTCTCGCTCACGCCGGGCAAGGACGGCCTCCTGCACATCTCCGAGCTGCGCAAGCTCGCCGGTGGCAAGCGAGTGGACAACGTCGAGGACGTCGTCTCCGTCGGCCAGAAGGTTCAGGTCGAGATCACGAAGATCGACGATCGGGGCAAGCTCTCGCTCGCCCCGGTGATCGCTGAGGACGAGGCCACCAACGAGGAGGCCGTGACCGTCCAGGCGAGTGCCGAGGCGGCCGACGCCTAG
- the rpsO gene encoding 30S ribosomal protein S15 — protein MALDPAVKQAIIKEYATKEGDTGSPEVQIAVLTKRIKDLTEHMKQHKHDFHTQRGLLALVGRRKRMLAYLHDTDIDRYRSLIERLGLRR, from the coding sequence ATGGCTTTGGATCCCGCCGTCAAGCAGGCGATCATCAAGGAATATGCCACCAAGGAAGGCGACACCGGGTCCCCCGAGGTCCAGATCGCCGTTCTGACGAAGCGCATCAAGGACTTGACTGAGCACATGAAGCAGCACAAGCACGACTTCCACACCCAGCGCGGCCTGCTCGCGCTCGTGGGCCGTCGCAAGCGGATGCTCGCCTACCTGCACGACACCGACATCGACCGCTACCGTTCGCTCATCGAGCGTCTCGGCCTGCGCCGGTAG
- a CDS encoding tryptophan 2,3-dioxygenase has product MTYSGYLDLDRLLNAQHPVSVPEHHDELLFIIQHQTTELWLKLVLHELRSACGWLREDNLGAALKAIARVKHIQKTLTEQWSVLATLTPHEYAQFRGFLGHASGFQSGQYRCIEFILGNKNAGMLPVFDGEPAMRAQLEELLEAPSLYDEFLRYLSRHGYAVPAEVLERDVRVAHTFSAALVPLFKEIYEDAEQHWPAYETCEELVDLEDNFQLWRFRHLRTVQRTIGMKTGTGGSSGVGFLRKALDLTFFPELFAVRTEIGR; this is encoded by the coding sequence ATGACGTACAGCGGCTACCTCGACCTCGACAGGCTCCTGAACGCACAGCATCCAGTGAGCGTCCCCGAGCATCACGACGAACTCCTCTTCATCATCCAGCACCAGACCACAGAGCTGTGGCTCAAGCTCGTCCTCCACGAACTGCGGAGTGCGTGCGGGTGGCTCCGCGAGGACAACCTCGGCGCTGCGCTCAAGGCGATTGCCCGCGTCAAGCACATCCAGAAGACCCTCACCGAGCAGTGGAGCGTCCTTGCGACCCTCACACCGCACGAGTACGCGCAGTTCCGCGGTTTCCTCGGCCACGCGTCCGGCTTCCAATCGGGCCAGTACCGGTGTATCGAATTCATCCTCGGCAACAAGAACGCCGGCATGCTCCCCGTGTTCGACGGCGAACCCGCCATGCGTGCACAGCTTGAGGAGCTCCTCGAAGCGCCGAGCCTGTATGACGAGTTCCTCCGCTACCTGTCCCGTCACGGCTACGCCGTTCCGGCCGAGGTCCTGGAACGGGACGTCCGCGTTGCCCACACCTTCTCCGCGGCGCTCGTGCCGCTGTTCAAGGAGATCTACGAGGACGCCGAGCAGCATTGGCCGGCGTACGAAACCTGCGAGGAGCTCGTCGACCTCGAGGACAACTTCCAGCTCTGGCGCTTCCGCCACCTCAGGACCGTACAGCGCACGATCGGCATGAAGACCGGCACGGGTGGCTCGAGCGGGGTCGGATTCCTGCGCAAGGCCCTCGATCTGACGTTCTTCCCTGAGCTCTTCGCGGTGCGGACGGAGATCGGGCGGTGA
- the rbfA gene encoding 30S ribosome-binding factor RbfA, whose amino-acid sequence MADPARAARLAQRIKVVVAEALRKAVKDERAEAITITDARVTNDLQHATVYYTVLGDSVAQEGARDVLDAKKGVLRREVGRNLTIRLTPTLEFVADEVPVNASHVEDLLRQAHAHDEEVARLAEQARPAGDADPYRKPEVRGEDADDIEHESEFDDVDVDAE is encoded by the coding sequence ATGGCCGATCCGGCCCGCGCTGCGCGGCTTGCGCAGCGGATCAAGGTGGTCGTGGCCGAGGCGCTGCGCAAGGCCGTCAAGGACGAGCGCGCCGAGGCGATCACCATTACCGACGCCCGTGTCACGAACGATCTCCAGCATGCGACCGTCTACTACACGGTCCTCGGCGACTCGGTCGCCCAGGAAGGCGCGCGGGACGTGCTGGACGCCAAAAAGGGCGTCCTGCGCCGCGAAGTAGGCCGGAACCTGACCATTCGGCTCACACCGACGCTCGAATTCGTCGCCGACGAGGTGCCTGTGAACGCCTCGCACGTGGAGGACCTCCTCCGTCAGGCGCATGCCCACGACGAAGAGGTGGCCCGGCTCGCCGAGCAGGCCAGACCCGCGGGGGACGCGGACCCCTACCGCAAGCCGGAGGTCCGCGGCGAGGACGCCGACGACATCGAGCACGAATCCGAGTTCGACGACGTCGACGTCGACGCTGAATAG
- a CDS encoding kynureninase — MSGLAHGALAPGASGLATRAGELDDEDPLARYAAQFVESEGLVAYLDGNSLGRPLRSTAEEVRRFIDEEWGGRLIRGWDERWLAEPFVLGDRLGAACLGAAPGQTVIADSTTVNLYKLIRAAVELGGGPERGRTEIVADTDNFPTDRYLVEGIAAERDLTLRWIQADPSSGVTPAQASEAITERTAVVVLSHVAYRSGYLADGSAITELAHRAGALMVWDLCHSVGSVPVALDEWGADFAAGCTYKYLNGGPGSPAFAYVAKRHLGDFRQPVQGWLGRREAFEMASGYEPAEGIRRFVSGTPPIFGMLPLRGMLSLVEEVGIAAIREKSVKLTEFAIAAHRELLEPLGVRLASPRDAERRGGHVTLEHPEFRALTQRLWGSGVIPDFRAPQGLRLGLSPLSTSFREVLRGVEAVRAELSRAV, encoded by the coding sequence GTGAGCGGGCTCGCCCACGGTGCCCTTGCTCCCGGTGCCTCCGGACTCGCCACCCGCGCGGGCGAGCTCGACGACGAGGATCCACTCGCACGCTACGCCGCACAGTTCGTCGAGTCCGAGGGGCTCGTGGCCTACCTCGACGGCAACTCCCTCGGGCGGCCGCTCCGCAGCACGGCGGAGGAGGTGCGCCGCTTCATCGACGAGGAATGGGGCGGGCGTCTCATCCGCGGCTGGGACGAGCGCTGGCTCGCGGAGCCGTTCGTGCTCGGGGATCGGCTCGGCGCCGCGTGCCTTGGTGCCGCGCCCGGCCAGACGGTCATCGCGGACTCGACGACCGTCAATCTGTACAAGCTCATCAGGGCGGCGGTGGAGCTCGGGGGCGGCCCGGAGCGCGGGCGGACGGAGATCGTTGCCGATACGGACAACTTCCCCACGGACCGCTACCTCGTCGAGGGCATCGCCGCGGAGCGGGACCTCACGCTTCGGTGGATCCAAGCTGACCCGTCTTCCGGGGTGACCCCGGCGCAAGCCTCCGAGGCCATCACGGAGCGGACCGCCGTCGTCGTCCTCAGCCATGTCGCCTATCGCTCCGGCTACCTCGCGGACGGCTCGGCCATCACCGAGCTCGCGCATCGCGCGGGCGCCCTCATGGTGTGGGACCTGTGCCATTCGGTGGGGTCGGTTCCGGTCGCGCTCGACGAGTGGGGAGCTGATTTCGCGGCAGGCTGCACGTACAAGTACCTCAACGGGGGCCCCGGTTCTCCGGCGTTCGCGTACGTCGCGAAGCGGCACCTGGGAGACTTCCGCCAGCCCGTGCAAGGGTGGCTCGGACGGAGGGAAGCGTTCGAGATGGCATCGGGCTATGAGCCTGCCGAGGGCATCCGGCGGTTCGTGAGCGGGACGCCGCCGATCTTCGGGATGCTCCCGCTGCGTGGCATGCTCTCACTCGTCGAGGAGGTAGGCATCGCGGCGATCCGGGAGAAGTCGGTCAAGCTCACGGAGTTCGCGATCGCCGCCCACCGAGAACTCCTCGAGCCGCTCGGTGTCCGCCTCGCCTCGCCACGGGACGCGGAACGTCGTGGTGGCCACGTCACGCTCGAGCATCCCGAGTTCCGAGCGCTGACCCAACGCCTGTGGGGCAGCGGGGTCATCCCAGACTTCAGGGCGCCTCAGGGGCTGCGACTCGGACTCTCGCCGCTCAGCACGAGCTTCCGGGAAGTTCTTCGCGGCGTGGAGGCAGTGAGGGCAGAGCTCTCGCGCGCCGTTTGA
- a CDS encoding M16 family metallopeptidase has translation MASVALPLTSGQLVDGAPSTTTIFGQDGGAVVRRSILPGGVRVLTEAMPGQRSASIGFWVGVGSRDEAAGQHGSTHFLEHLLFKGTHRRTALEIASAFDEVGGESNAATAKESTCYYARVLDTDLPMAIDVIADMVTSAVLDADELEQERDVILEEIAMDGDDPTDVAHEHFVASVLGEHPLGRPIGGTPEAIRAVARDSVWEHYRRYYRPSELVVTAAGGLDHDVVCRLVLEALESAGWQLEEGAAPVPRRSTVAAEIIGRPGLTVVKRQVEQANVIVGCPSITATDGRRYVMSVLNAVLGGGMSSRLFQEIREKRGLVYSTYSFASAYADAGYFGLYGGCAPAKVPQVLALMDAELTKLAEHGVNEEELRKAVGQLSGGIVLALEDTGSRMSRLGRAELVSGEFQDVDETLTQIRSVTADDVRELARQLASAPRTVTVVGPFDETETFGL, from the coding sequence ATGGCCAGTGTTGCCTTGCCGCTGACCTCCGGGCAGCTGGTCGACGGTGCGCCGTCGACGACCACGATCTTCGGGCAGGATGGGGGAGCCGTCGTGCGGCGCTCCATCCTGCCCGGAGGCGTGCGCGTCCTCACTGAGGCGATGCCGGGCCAGCGCTCGGCATCGATCGGCTTCTGGGTCGGGGTCGGCTCCCGCGACGAAGCTGCGGGCCAGCATGGCTCCACTCACTTCCTTGAGCATCTGCTCTTCAAGGGAACCCATCGCCGGACCGCGCTCGAGATCGCCTCGGCGTTCGACGAGGTCGGTGGTGAGTCCAATGCGGCCACCGCCAAGGAGAGCACGTGCTACTACGCACGGGTCCTCGACACCGACCTCCCCATGGCGATCGATGTGATCGCCGACATGGTGACGTCCGCCGTCCTCGATGCCGATGAGCTCGAACAGGAGCGCGACGTCATCCTCGAGGAGATCGCGATGGACGGCGACGACCCGACGGACGTCGCCCACGAGCATTTCGTGGCCTCCGTACTCGGCGAGCACCCCTTGGGGCGGCCGATCGGCGGGACGCCTGAGGCGATCCGCGCCGTCGCCCGTGACTCCGTCTGGGAGCATTACCGCCGCTACTACCGTCCGTCCGAGCTTGTTGTGACGGCCGCGGGCGGCTTGGATCACGACGTCGTCTGCCGGCTCGTTCTCGAGGCACTCGAGTCCGCGGGCTGGCAGCTCGAAGAGGGCGCTGCACCGGTCCCGCGCCGTTCAACCGTGGCGGCGGAGATCATCGGCCGCCCGGGCCTCACCGTCGTCAAGCGTCAGGTCGAGCAGGCCAACGTCATCGTGGGCTGCCCCTCTATCACCGCGACCGACGGTCGCCGCTACGTCATGAGCGTCCTGAACGCGGTGCTCGGCGGCGGCATGTCATCGCGGCTGTTCCAGGAGATCCGCGAGAAGCGCGGGCTCGTCTACTCGACCTACTCCTTCGCCTCGGCCTACGCGGACGCGGGGTACTTCGGGCTGTACGGGGGCTGCGCGCCCGCCAAGGTTCCGCAGGTGCTCGCGCTCATGGACGCCGAGCTCACGAAGCTGGCCGAGCACGGGGTCAACGAGGAGGAGCTTCGCAAGGCGGTCGGCCAGCTTTCGGGCGGGATCGTCCTTGCGCTCGAGGACACGGGCTCGCGAATGTCCCGTCTCGGCCGCGCAGAGCTCGTCTCGGGGGAGTTCCAGGACGTTGACGAGACGCTCACCCAGATCCGCTCTGTGACGGCCGACGACGTCCGCGAGCTCGCGAGGCAGCTCGCCTCCGCGCCGCGCACCGTCACCGTTGTCGGACCGTTCGACGAGACAGAGACGTTCGGGCTCTAG
- a CDS encoding bifunctional riboflavin kinase/FAD synthetase produces the protein MGDEARTEARNTVQIWRGLDEVPDDFGRAAVTIGNFDGVHRGHQQVLAALVHTARETGSKPVAVTFDPHPARVHRPDTAPDLIMGIDDRIAALAGYGLEAVLVLHYTLEFAAQTPEEFVRNVFVDGLRTSAVVVGHDVRFGRGNAGDLSTMQDLGRQYGFDVVVVEEFREKDPGPLTEDEGAQRRCSSTWVREALDRGDVHTAAGILGRPHTMHGKVVHGAARGRALGFPTANLDHESIGHIPADGIYAGWLVDEAGTRWPAAISVGSNPTFVGVTRQVEAHVIDRPDEAPEDFDLYGQRVAVEFVERLRGMVAYRGPEALVEQMKVDVDQARRILATLAG, from the coding sequence ATGGGCGACGAGGCGAGGACGGAGGCGAGGAACACGGTGCAGATCTGGCGCGGGCTGGACGAGGTCCCCGACGATTTCGGGCGGGCCGCCGTCACCATCGGCAACTTCGACGGCGTGCACCGGGGGCACCAGCAGGTCCTTGCCGCGCTCGTTCACACCGCCCGCGAGACGGGCAGCAAGCCCGTCGCGGTGACGTTCGACCCGCATCCCGCCCGGGTGCACCGCCCGGACACGGCGCCGGATCTTATCATGGGGATCGACGACAGGATCGCGGCCCTTGCCGGGTACGGTCTCGAGGCGGTGCTCGTGCTTCACTACACGCTCGAGTTCGCGGCGCAGACGCCCGAGGAGTTCGTGCGCAACGTCTTCGTCGACGGGCTTCGCACGAGCGCCGTCGTAGTCGGCCACGACGTGCGGTTCGGGCGGGGGAACGCGGGCGACCTGTCCACGATGCAGGACCTCGGGCGCCAGTACGGCTTCGACGTCGTGGTCGTCGAGGAGTTCCGCGAGAAGGATCCGGGACCCCTGACGGAGGACGAGGGAGCCCAGCGGCGCTGCTCGTCGACGTGGGTCCGCGAGGCCCTCGACCGCGGCGACGTCCACACTGCTGCCGGCATCCTGGGGCGTCCGCACACGATGCACGGCAAAGTGGTCCACGGAGCCGCACGGGGTCGGGCGCTCGGCTTCCCGACAGCGAATCTGGACCACGAGTCGATCGGGCACATCCCCGCCGATGGGATCTACGCCGGGTGGCTCGTGGATGAGGCCGGAACGCGGTGGCCGGCAGCGATCTCCGTCGGATCGAACCCGACATTTGTGGGCGTCACCCGTCAGGTGGAGGCCCATGTGATTGACCGCCCCGACGAGGCGCCCGAGGACTTCGACCTGTATGGGCAGCGGGTGGCCGTCGAATTCGTCGAACGGCTTCGCGGCATGGTCGCCTACCGCGGCCCGGAGGCGCTCGTCGAGCAGATGAAGGTCGACGTCGACCAGGCTCGCCGGATTCTCGCTACGCTTGCTGGGTGA
- a CDS encoding nucleoside deaminase produces the protein MAQNPAVGDADRMRYLERAIELAVANVVEGGGPFGAVVVMRDGTAFEGTNRVARDHDPTAHAEVVAIRRAAAGTQDFDLHGAVLYTSCEPCPLCLAAALWARISAVFFAADRYDAAAAGFDDAVFYEYLAGTDHSLMPVARAPLDRRVAPFEAWNAFEGRTRY, from the coding sequence ATGGCGCAGAATCCTGCGGTGGGCGACGCCGACCGGATGAGGTACCTCGAGCGGGCGATCGAACTAGCCGTGGCCAACGTCGTGGAAGGCGGCGGACCCTTCGGCGCCGTCGTCGTGATGCGCGACGGAACTGCCTTCGAGGGGACGAATCGGGTAGCCCGTGACCATGATCCGACGGCCCACGCGGAGGTGGTCGCCATCCGCCGGGCGGCCGCTGGGACGCAGGACTTCGACCTCCACGGCGCGGTTCTCTACACGAGCTGTGAACCATGTCCGCTGTGCCTCGCGGCAGCGCTCTGGGCGCGCATCTCGGCAGTCTTCTTCGCTGCGGACCGGTATGACGCCGCCGCGGCAGGTTTCGACGACGCCGTCTTCTATGAATACCTGGCGGGAACCGACCACTCGCTCATGCCTGTCGCCCGCGCCCCACTCGATCGACGCGTTGCCCCCTTCGAGGCGTGGAACGCCTTCGAGGGGCGGACCAGGTACTGA